A genomic window from bacterium includes:
- a CDS encoding 50S ribosomal protein L27, with translation MGRKRQGNGRDSNPKFRGTKVFDGQIVKAGNIIVRQKGSRILPGVGCSIGRDFTIYSLVDGIVEYTQRGDKKVVNVRTVQQ, from the coding sequence ATGGGAAGAAAAAGACAGGGAAACGGTAGAGATTCAAATCCAAAATTTAGAGGAACAAAAGTTTTTGATGGACAGATTGTTAAGGCAGGTAATATTATTGTGAGACAAAAAGGCAGTAGAATTCTTCCTGGCGTTGGATGTTCTATTGGAAGGGACTTTACAATATATAGTTTGGTTGATGGAATTGTTGAATATACACAAAGAGGTGATAAAAAAGTAGTTAATGTAAGAACAGTTCAGCAATAA
- a CDS encoding 4'-phosphopantetheinyl transferase superfamily protein yields the protein MLNFSIDLESLDEYKEPARVFSFLSEKESNNKSLISLIGKVAAKKAFFKCIGVNENFKKIEIKNSPSGKPYIEIKDEKLKEVLKDKRIEISISHTKNIAVAICLVYERKD from the coding sequence ATGTTAAACTTTTCAATAGATTTAGAGTCCCTTGATGAATATAAAGAACCTGCCAGAGTTTTTTCTTTTTTATCCGAAAAAGAAAGCAATAATAAAAGTTTAATATCTTTGATTGGTAAAGTTGCTGCCAAAAAAGCATTTTTTAAATGTATTGGAGTTAATGAAAACTTTAAAAAAATAGAGATTAAAAATAGTCCTTCTGGGAAGCCATATATAGAGATTAAAGATGAAAAATTGAAGGAAGTATTAAAAGATAAAAGAATAGAAATATCTATTTCCCACACAAAAAATATTGCTGTTGCTATCTGTTTGGTTTATGAAAGAAAAGATTAA
- a CDS encoding NAD(P)H-hydrate dehydratase, with amino-acid sequence MKEKIKFLESRKKDAHKGDYGHLFIIGGSPGLTGAVCLAGISALRSGCGLVTIGIPEGLNQIIEIKLTEVMSLPLPETEDHFFSENAYEKAIEFIEKKADCVLIGPGISLHPETKKFGKKIIPDIKKPLIIDADALKIISENLGILKNLRDKPILTPHPGEMSYLTGLKVEQIQRNRVEIAENFAKEYNVILILKGYRTVVTDGENTYINLTGNPGMATAGSGDVLAGIIGGLLASGEEKFISAKYGVFIHGLAGDMAKREKGEISLIASDIIEKLPDVFKYLKKEEEKNDLFRKI; translated from the coding sequence ATGAAAGAAAAGATTAAATTTCTGGAAAGTAGAAAAAAAGATGCACATAAAGGGGATTATGGACATCTTTTTATTATTGGTGGGAGTCCTGGTTTAACAGGTGCTGTCTGTCTTGCTGGAATAAGTGCTTTAAGAAGTGGATGCGGACTTGTAACAATAGGAATACCTGAAGGACTTAATCAAATTATAGAAATTAAACTTACAGAAGTTATGAGTTTGCCATTACCTGAAACAGAAGACCATTTTTTTTCTGAAAATGCATATGAAAAGGCAATTGAGTTTATAGAAAAAAAAGCAGATTGTGTTTTAATAGGTCCCGGAATATCATTACATCCGGAAACAAAAAAATTTGGTAAAAAGATAATTCCAGATATTAAAAAACCATTAATAATAGATGCTGATGCTTTAAAAATTATTTCAGAAAATCTTGGAATTTTAAAAAATTTAAGAGATAAACCTATTTTAACACCGCATCCCGGAGAAATGAGTTATCTTACAGGATTGAAAGTAGAACAGATACAGAGAAATAGAGTGGAAATAGCAGAAAATTTTGCAAAAGAGTATAATGTTATTTTAATTCTGAAAGGATATAGAACCGTGGTTACAGATGGTGAAAATACATATATAAATTTAACCGGAAATCCAGGGATGGCAACAGCAGGAAGTGGTGATGTTCTTGCTGGAATTATAGGAGGACTTCTGGCATCAGGGGAAGAAAAATTTATTTCTGCAAAATATGGTGTTTTTATTCATGGACTTGCAGGAGATATGGCAAAAAGAGAAAAAGGAGAAATTTCTTTAATTGCATCTGATATAATAGAAAAATTACCAGATGTTTTTAAATATTTAAAAAAAGAGGAGGAAAAAAATGACTTATTTAGAAAGATTTAA